A single genomic interval of Rosistilla ulvae harbors:
- a CDS encoding flagellar basal body L-ring protein FlgH, which yields MLKAISSTWFVGLLLGCAAVAVAQENPFPQVQSGIGTEDIAPPSNQNSDPYDRGAAAPDPSRAAPSQAAGAQYTQRYDAPLGLQSASWTYIPPPPTRTLQMNDIVTIRVDEIARVQAEGSASTRKNGLYDTLLKDWINLRGGKLQPDTHEGGDLRLQGTVNSLYRADSEIESREALSFNIAARVVDIRPNGNLVVEAHKTMYVNENVWETFLSGTCRSEDIGPDNVVLSRDLLDLQIRKNDRGRMRDGYKRGWFTRWFETLQPF from the coding sequence ATGCTCAAAGCCATCTCATCGACGTGGTTTGTCGGTTTGCTGTTGGGTTGCGCTGCCGTAGCGGTAGCTCAAGAAAATCCATTCCCCCAAGTTCAATCGGGAATTGGGACCGAAGATATCGCGCCGCCGTCGAATCAAAACAGCGATCCCTATGATCGCGGCGCGGCGGCGCCTGATCCCTCTCGTGCCGCTCCATCGCAGGCTGCTGGCGCCCAATACACTCAGCGTTACGATGCGCCGTTGGGATTGCAATCGGCCAGTTGGACCTACATCCCGCCACCTCCCACACGCACGTTGCAGATGAACGACATCGTCACGATCCGTGTCGATGAAATCGCCCGCGTTCAAGCCGAGGGCTCCGCCTCGACGCGAAAGAACGGATTGTACGACACGCTTCTAAAAGACTGGATCAATCTTCGCGGTGGCAAACTTCAGCCCGATACGCATGAAGGTGGCGATCTCCGTCTGCAAGGGACCGTCAACAGTTTGTATCGGGCCGATTCGGAGATCGAGAGTCGCGAGGCGCTGTCGTTTAACATCGCCGCCCGCGTCGTCGACATTCGCCCCAACGGCAACTTGGTCGTCGAAGCTCACAAGACGATGTACGTGAATGAAAACGTCTGGGAGACGTTCCTCTCGGGCACCTGCCGCAGCGAGGACATCGGGCCGGACAACGTCGTCCTCAGCCGCGATCTGCTGGATCTGCAAATCCGCAAAAACGATCGCGGCCGGATGCGAGACGGCTACAAACGCGGTTGGTTCACGCGTTGGTTCGAAACGCTGCAACCGTTCTAA
- the flgA gene encoding flagellar basal body P-ring formation chaperone FlgA, with protein MIAERHGFRGSGTQRRPVAGWQLVCAVGVWLGLFSSAAFAQQSDPWTLQLKPNVTVTSSIVRVEDVVQPVSIPDNVWDQLRKSTVGLIPTDGRPLQLMRYRLAEALNHSKLVTAPILWVGPESTSVRSNPVVQVAAKVVTTVAEVAPKEIDPQSKRLIERVVEKAMQDYENDFEYKIDWERLPIAQVEEITSYQRVAVPTTITAGVARFVLTSAVEGEKREVPVYLQINELPRAIVATQNLSRGQIIGPSQLQWKVIDSTVRSDHLATDMSQLIGQEVKRNVPAGRWVQQTDVGPPILVRRNDMVEVMVVGGAIVIRTGGKAMGEGSEGDLIQIETIEDRKRLLARVISTGLVEIVTRAPQVQR; from the coding sequence ATGATTGCAGAACGCCACGGATTTCGCGGCTCAGGAACGCAGCGACGACCTGTCGCCGGCTGGCAACTGGTCTGCGCCGTCGGCGTTTGGCTTGGCCTGTTCAGCTCCGCTGCGTTCGCACAGCAGTCCGATCCGTGGACACTGCAGTTGAAGCCCAACGTCACGGTCACCTCGTCGATCGTGCGTGTCGAAGATGTGGTTCAACCGGTTTCGATCCCCGACAACGTCTGGGATCAGCTGCGCAAATCGACGGTTGGATTGATCCCCACCGATGGACGACCGCTACAGTTGATGCGATATCGTTTGGCCGAAGCGCTCAATCATTCCAAACTGGTCACCGCACCGATCCTTTGGGTCGGCCCCGAATCGACAAGCGTCCGATCCAATCCCGTCGTGCAAGTCGCTGCGAAAGTGGTCACCACGGTGGCGGAAGTCGCGCCGAAAGAAATCGATCCGCAGAGCAAACGCTTGATCGAGCGAGTTGTCGAAAAAGCGATGCAGGACTACGAAAACGACTTCGAATACAAGATCGATTGGGAACGACTGCCGATCGCCCAAGTCGAAGAGATCACCAGTTACCAACGCGTTGCTGTCCCCACGACGATCACCGCCGGTGTCGCTCGTTTTGTCCTGACATCGGCCGTGGAAGGAGAGAAGCGGGAGGTGCCCGTCTATCTGCAGATCAACGAATTGCCTCGCGCGATCGTCGCCACGCAGAACCTTTCCCGCGGGCAGATCATCGGTCCCAGTCAACTGCAATGGAAGGTGATAGATTCGACCGTCCGCAGCGATCATTTGGCTACCGACATGAGCCAGTTGATAGGCCAGGAAGTTAAACGGAACGTCCCCGCGGGGCGTTGGGTCCAACAGACCGATGTGGGACCGCCGATCTTGGTCCGTCGCAACGACATGGTCGAAGTCATGGTTGTCGGCGGGGCGATCGTGATTCGCACCGGCGGCAAGGCGATGGGCGAAGGTTCCGAAGGGGATCTGATTCAGATCGAAACGATCGAAGATCGCAAGCGGTTGTTGGCTCGCGTGATCAGCACAGGGCTGGTCGAGATCGTCACTCGCGCCCCGCAAGTGCAACGCTAA
- the flgG gene encoding flagellar basal-body rod protein FlgG: MSVQTLYTAATGMDAMETKLDVIANNLANVNTTGFKRDRANFEDLLYRNEIYPGVQDSNQTPTPTGTQIGLGVRVMSTQTDHSQGTLEQTGRELDFGIEGRGFLPVLDPRSQTTVYTRAANLDVNANGQLVLGSAQTGRLIDPPITIPQDATQIQISDTGIVSVRIPGTVELQQQGQIQLAQFVNPDGLLKIGENLYQETEASGTNQLSEPGSDGAGVIRQGNLEVSNVEPVRELIDLITTQRAFELNSQAVQAGDQMMQTIANLRRF, encoded by the coding sequence ATGAGTGTCCAAACGCTATACACCGCCGCGACCGGTATGGACGCGATGGAAACCAAGTTGGATGTGATCGCCAATAATTTGGCGAATGTGAACACCACTGGGTTCAAACGCGATCGCGCGAACTTCGAAGATCTGTTGTATCGCAACGAGATCTATCCGGGCGTGCAAGATTCCAACCAAACACCCACGCCGACCGGGACGCAGATCGGGCTCGGCGTTCGCGTGATGAGCACGCAGACCGATCACAGCCAAGGAACCTTGGAACAGACCGGCCGCGAACTCGACTTTGGCATCGAAGGACGCGGCTTCCTGCCCGTCTTGGATCCACGCAGCCAGACGACCGTCTACACTCGCGCGGCGAATCTGGACGTCAATGCCAACGGGCAATTGGTCCTTGGATCGGCGCAAACGGGCCGCTTGATCGATCCACCGATCACGATCCCACAAGACGCAACGCAGATCCAAATCAGCGACACCGGAATCGTCTCGGTGCGGATCCCCGGAACCGTCGAACTGCAACAGCAGGGGCAGATTCAGTTGGCGCAGTTCGTCAATCCGGATGGCTTGCTGAAGATCGGTGAAAATCTGTATCAAGAGACCGAAGCATCGGGAACCAACCAGCTGAGCGAGCCGGGCAGCGATGGCGCTGGAGTGATTCGGCAGGGAAATCTCGAGGTTTCTAACGTCGAACCGGTCCGTGAGTTGATCGACCTGATCACCACACAGCGGGCGTTTGAGTTGAATTCGCAAGCCGTCCAGGCGGGCGACCAAATGATGCAAACCATCGCCAACCTACGTCGTTTCTAA
- a CDS encoding flagellar hook-basal body protein: MPYGMYMSAAGAKAQSHRLEVVSHNLANVNTPGYKAQAPVLQARFAESIEESLKNPGTGEVDDVGGGVTLQSTGTEFREGPIKQTGVRTDFAIHNASDFFVVQHDDQQMLTRAGNFLFNSNGTLVNQGGDPVLDTGGRPIQIDPRLPFDVTAGGRITQSGTTFDLMLARPNGYGDLSRQGENLYMPLAEFQPVAPTEREVANGALEQSAVNPTTTMMELIEASRGYEANTKMIQNQDHVMGSLISRILQS; the protein is encoded by the coding sequence ATGCCCTACGGAATGTACATGTCGGCGGCCGGCGCCAAAGCGCAGAGCCATCGTTTAGAAGTGGTCAGCCACAACTTGGCCAATGTCAACACGCCGGGCTACAAAGCTCAGGCGCCGGTGTTGCAGGCTCGCTTTGCCGAATCGATCGAAGAATCGCTAAAAAATCCTGGCACCGGAGAGGTCGATGACGTCGGCGGCGGCGTCACGCTGCAGTCGACTGGCACGGAATTTCGCGAGGGACCGATCAAACAGACTGGCGTTCGCACCGATTTTGCGATCCACAACGCGTCGGACTTCTTCGTCGTCCAGCACGACGATCAACAGATGCTGACCCGCGCCGGGAACTTCTTGTTCAACTCCAACGGCACGCTGGTCAATCAAGGCGGCGATCCGGTGCTCGACACCGGCGGACGCCCGATTCAGATCGATCCTCGGCTCCCCTTCGATGTCACCGCAGGGGGACGGATCACCCAATCGGGCACCACGTTCGACCTGATGCTAGCGCGTCCGAACGGTTATGGCGATCTTTCGCGACAAGGCGAAAACCTGTACATGCCATTAGCTGAGTTTCAGCCGGTGGCGCCGACCGAACGCGAAGTCGCCAACGGCGCGTTGGAACAATCGGCGGTGAACCCGACGACCACGATGATGGAATTGATCGAAGCGTCGCGTGGTTATGAAGCCAATACCAAGATGATTCAGAACCAAGATCATGTGATGGGATCGTTGATCTCGCGCATTTTGCAAAGTTAA